A genomic region of Candidatus Limnocylindrales bacterium contains the following coding sequences:
- a CDS encoding sulfatase-like hydrolase/transferase: MRTLPRTTAALIAWLCAGLPATHAAAADQFAYTMRREVHAMDLRTGGEVPFASEKVGADTHRTLGVTGRVAIARRMTLVEDGGQVFVYAMLPEALASSERDLDVLIDGKDGMKVRGSIHFTPGGSRRVARLFVLPDLVPGPALVEVHVRGVHVAEWQEIVTEEIDVPAKGRLHFGYTLEGSTGKSPPVELVVEARPAKNEKGMQPVTLLSTSVSGGRSGKWEDETKDLGRLAGHRIQLAFRSRPAGDAAAGAPGIVWGAPAIEVDEKRRAYPLILVVSLDSLRASEVGLYSGRTTAPSLGSLFGKKSAVGDATPFLDDFFGSRGAVMTHALTQSVTTLPSHFTLMTGLSPMSHGVVDETHTLGPGVATLAQVLRESGWHTAAFTEGGALAGELGFRRGFDLYDEGSSTEIEPSTSDAIERAKHWLEDYSGIPLFVFVHTYATRPVHGGVDGTADPKIRKDQLAAYAEQVHRADAALKGLFESLDGRIDEDHALYVVTSGHGEAFFEHGAVGHGTELYDEAVRVPLMLRGTAIEETGKQSLLVGLVDVAPTILELAGVRAPAGMQGRSFAPLLEAGRSVLAAPRFSEARRPVRLTDKGQLMLWGPPSYAMCDGTRKLIWNAGAGDTYEAFDLARDPDEQRNLVTVSFSPEWATRMAATLRNYPATAARHARPGGKANLSPANRSRLESLGYAR; this comes from the coding sequence GTGCGGACTCTCCCTCGAACCACCGCTGCGCTGATCGCGTGGCTCTGTGCCGGACTGCCCGCGACGCATGCCGCTGCTGCCGACCAGTTCGCGTACACGATGCGCCGCGAAGTCCATGCCATGGACCTGCGCACCGGCGGCGAGGTTCCGTTCGCAAGCGAGAAAGTCGGCGCCGACACGCACCGTACGCTCGGCGTGACCGGCCGCGTCGCGATCGCGCGCCGCATGACGCTCGTCGAGGACGGCGGCCAGGTGTTCGTCTACGCGATGCTTCCCGAAGCCCTCGCATCGAGCGAGCGCGATCTCGACGTCCTCATCGACGGAAAAGACGGCATGAAGGTGCGCGGCAGCATCCACTTCACGCCGGGCGGCAGCCGCCGCGTCGCGCGCCTGTTCGTGCTACCGGATCTCGTGCCGGGGCCGGCGCTCGTTGAAGTTCACGTGCGCGGCGTGCACGTCGCCGAGTGGCAGGAGATCGTGACCGAGGAGATCGACGTCCCGGCCAAGGGCCGTCTGCATTTCGGCTACACGCTCGAAGGCTCGACCGGCAAATCGCCGCCGGTCGAGCTCGTCGTCGAAGCGCGGCCGGCAAAGAACGAGAAAGGCATGCAGCCGGTCACGCTTCTGAGCACGAGCGTCTCCGGCGGAAGGTCGGGCAAGTGGGAGGACGAGACCAAGGATCTCGGCAGGCTTGCGGGTCATCGCATACAGCTCGCGTTTCGCAGCCGGCCGGCTGGAGATGCCGCTGCGGGCGCGCCGGGCATCGTGTGGGGAGCGCCCGCGATCGAAGTCGACGAGAAACGGCGCGCGTATCCGCTGATCCTCGTGGTTTCGCTCGATTCGCTGCGCGCGTCGGAGGTCGGGCTCTACTCCGGCAGGACCACCGCGCCTTCTCTCGGCAGCTTGTTCGGAAAGAAGAGCGCGGTCGGTGACGCAACGCCGTTTCTCGACGATTTCTTCGGCAGCCGGGGCGCGGTGATGACGCATGCGCTCACGCAATCGGTCACGACGCTGCCGTCACACTTTACGCTGATGACCGGGCTCAGCCCGATGTCGCACGGCGTCGTCGACGAGACGCACACGCTCGGGCCGGGTGTCGCGACGCTCGCGCAGGTGCTGCGCGAGAGCGGCTGGCATACCGCCGCATTTACCGAAGGCGGAGCGCTCGCCGGCGAGCTCGGCTTCCGCCGCGGCTTCGACCTTTACGACGAAGGCAGCTCGACCGAGATCGAGCCGTCGACGTCCGATGCCATCGAGCGTGCAAAGCACTGGCTCGAAGATTACAGCGGCATTCCGCTGTTCGTGTTCGTGCACACGTATGCGACCCGTCCGGTCCACGGCGGCGTCGACGGGACGGCGGATCCGAAGATCCGCAAGGATCAGCTCGCGGCGTACGCCGAGCAGGTGCATCGCGCCGATGCGGCGCTGAAAGGGCTGTTCGAATCGCTCGACGGCCGTATCGACGAGGATCACGCGCTCTACGTGGTGACGTCGGGCCACGGTGAGGCGTTCTTCGAGCACGGCGCGGTCGGCCACGGCACCGAGCTTTACGACGAAGCGGTACGTGTGCCGCTCATGCTTCGCGGAACCGCAATCGAAGAGACCGGCAAGCAGAGCCTCCTCGTCGGTCTCGTCGATGTCGCGCCGACCATTCTGGAACTCGCCGGCGTGCGTGCGCCTGCCGGAATGCAGGGCCGTTCGTTCGCGCCGCTTCTCGAGGCGGGGCGCAGCGTGCTTGCCGCGCCTCGTTTCAGCGAAGCGCGGCGCCCGGTGCGGCTTACCGACAAGGGCCAGCTCATGCTGTGGGGACCGCCGTCGTACGCGATGTGCGATGGGACGCGCAAGCTCATCTGGAACGCCGGCGCGGGCGATACGTACGAGGCGTTCGATCTCGCGCGCGATCCCGACGAGCAACGAAACCTGGTGACGGTGAGCTTTTCGCCAGAGTGGGCAACGCGAATGGCCGCAACGCTCCGTAACTATCCCGCAACAGCCGCGCGCCACGCGCGCCCCGGCGGCAAAGCCAACCTCTCGCCCGCCAACCGCTCCCGCCTCGAGTCCCTCGGCTACGCCCGCTGA
- a CDS encoding PLP-dependent aminotransferase family protein, with protein MSTQAINFTRGVPATESFPVDELIDAASAVLKEHSASVLQYGPALGFLPMRQWLAEWQGVTVDQVLTGNGSLELIEFLCRQMIRPGDCVFTEAPTYDRTITLLRRHGAEVVGIPLEADGPDIAALEKALSKHVPKFFYVIPDFQNPSGATCSAAKRRRLVELADEHGFLLVEDAPYRLLRYRGTQEPTLFELAPHRTLHMSSFTKLIAPGVRMGFMLGEPEVLKKIGKIAEDTYISPGYVAHGIAYEWCRRGLLTPQIERLKKLYAPRLSACLEAIDKYMPDAVATRPDGGFFLSITLPQGSSTTKVRESAVKRQLNLADGLAFFPNGGGERFLRLPYCALSPAEIDDGIQRLGESVKESAGN; from the coding sequence ATGAGCACTCAAGCAATCAACTTTACGCGCGGAGTTCCGGCCACCGAATCGTTTCCCGTCGATGAGCTCATCGATGCGGCGTCCGCGGTACTCAAAGAGCACAGCGCGAGCGTGCTGCAGTATGGTCCTGCGCTCGGCTTCCTGCCGATGCGCCAGTGGCTCGCCGAATGGCAGGGCGTGACGGTCGACCAGGTGCTGACCGGCAACGGCTCGCTCGAGCTGATCGAGTTCCTGTGCCGCCAGATGATCCGTCCGGGCGACTGCGTCTTCACCGAAGCGCCGACGTACGACCGCACGATCACGCTGCTGCGCCGCCACGGCGCCGAAGTCGTCGGCATCCCGCTCGAAGCCGATGGCCCGGACATCGCGGCGCTCGAGAAGGCGCTGTCGAAGCACGTACCGAAGTTCTTCTACGTGATTCCGGATTTCCAGAATCCGTCGGGCGCGACGTGCTCGGCCGCCAAGCGCCGCCGCCTCGTCGAGCTCGCCGACGAGCACGGCTTCCTGCTCGTCGAAGACGCGCCGTACCGGCTGCTGCGTTACCGCGGAACGCAGGAGCCGACGCTGTTCGAGCTCGCGCCGCACCGCACGCTGCACATGAGCTCGTTCACCAAGTTGATCGCACCCGGCGTGCGCATGGGCTTCATGCTCGGCGAGCCCGAGGTACTGAAGAAGATCGGCAAGATCGCCGAGGACACGTACATCTCGCCCGGCTACGTCGCGCACGGAATCGCGTACGAGTGGTGCCGCCGCGGCCTTCTCACACCGCAGATCGAGCGGCTGAAGAAGCTCTACGCGCCGCGCCTCAGCGCGTGCCTCGAAGCCATCGACAAGTACATGCCGGACGCCGTGGCCACGCGGCCGGACGGCGGATTCTTCCTGTCGATCACGCTGCCGCAGGGAAGCTCGACGACGAAGGTGCGCGAGTCGGCCGTCAAGCGGCAGCTCAACCTCGCCGATGGTCTGGCGTTCTTTCCGAACGGCGGCGGCGAGAGGTTCCTCAGGCTTCCGTACTGCGCGCTGTCGCCTGCGGAGATCGACGACGGCATCCAGCGGCTCGGCGAGTCTGTAAAGGAAAGCGCCGGCAACTGA